The Alicyclobacillus macrosporangiidus CPP55 genome segment ACGACGACTCGTCCGAAGTCGGCCTCCGCCAGCTCACCAGCGTCGGAGGTCAGAGGGACGAACGCCTCTTGGGCGGCGCTTCTTCCGCCTGCTCACCCAGTACCGGACGGTGGATTCAGCCGCGGTGAACTCCTCGCCATACTCCTCCTGCAGCCGCTCGTAGATTCTTGAGGACACATATCGCTGGTTCTTGGGAGCTCCCGCCTTTTCCTCCTCCCTCAGCCAGGACTCGATGACGGGGATGCATCGTTCCATAGCTGGGCGGAAGCGTGGTTTGGTGAGTCGATACTTGGGGATTTCAGCATCGGCCAGCATCTTGCGCACCGTTTGTCGCGACACCTGGCATTGCCGGCTGATTTTACGTATCGACCACCCGTCCACATAGTACCGCTTTCTGATGTACTCCTTGTCGACCATCTCGAGCACATTCCTTTCCTCCTGCCCACCAGAGTTCGAACCAAACTCCAGAGTACAGGAAAGAGGTGCCGGGGTGGTCAACTTTATGGTTGTCAATGTACCCCCACGTGGTCAACTTTTACGTTATCAAACTACAGTCGTGCTCAGCCAGCCCTGTTACAGGCCAGCGTTTGTCCCGTTACGGTATGGACCTACATCCATTTCTCTCTTCAAGCGTCGTTGCGCCTGGTTCGACGACGACACTGCCCGTCCCCGGCAGATGAACTTTTTCCTTGGCTCCTTAAACACGAAATCATCATATTCCGGCTGACCACCTGCAACTTGACGCCATGTTCTCGATTCACTCGTTCCAGAAATATGTCCACATCCCGCTGGGTTTCGCAAACACTCACATGTTCCAACCAAACGAAAAACCTGGTCTTACGGATAGCCGCAACGTAAAATGGAAAGTGACTATCTGAGCGAATGACGTACCATCCCGGAGGGACATCTTTCCACGGTTTTATGAACGCCGTGTACAGTGCCAAACGCGATCGCTGACCCCAGTCGTGTTCCCTTTGCCGATTTCGAATATGTTCATATACGGAACGAGTGGCCTCTGGATCGTTTGAATCGACAAAAGAAATCCAACCTGCATCGTGTGCTTGTTCGACAACATCTCGTTTGTTATCTCCAAACCAGAAACCGAGTACGGTTTGATGATTTCCTTCGTATTTCCAGATGGCACCAAACCAACGATATCTGAGCGTAAAAATGTCAAGACAACACGGCTCAGATCCGAAGTACAATTGCGACGAAGTAAACATTTTTTCGACCTCGGTTCCCTTGAATGAAGGCCTTATCGGCCCAGTTGTTTCTCCAAGGCCAAGTTCAGGTCCATGACATTCACCATCGGCGCACCCCACAGGCCCAAGAACGGACCTTTTTGATGTTGAATAACCAGCGATTTCAAGGTAGACTCGCTTAAGCCGGTTGCCTTGGAGATTCTAGGAATCTGTAGCATCGCGTCCTCCACCGAAATATCTGGATCCAATCCGGATGCAGATGTCTCAACCATGTCAGGTGGAATGGATGCAGCTGGAACGGTACCGGACATGCCCGCGGACTTCATGTTATCGCGTACTTCCTTCACCAGTGCTGGGTTCGTGGGCCCCAGATTTGATCCTCCGGACCCGTTTGCTGCGTAATTGACTTCCGACGGTCGAGGCCAAAACAACCCGGGATCCGTGACGGGTTGCGCGATCAATTCCGAACCGACAATTCGCCCGTTGAACTGAACCATGCTTCCTTTAGCTTGAAATGGAAAGAGCACATTGCCGACTCCGGTCACAGCCAGCGGATAAATGAGCCCCAGCAGGATGGCAGAAACAAGGGTGAACCGTATCGAACGCCACAAATTGACCATGACGGTTTCCTCCTCGTGTCATTGAACGGGTTAAATATTGGCCAGGCCAAGTGCGGTGATGATGAGATCGATCATCTTGATGCCAATAAACGGTGCGATCACGCCACCGACACCGTAAATCAGGATGTTGCGTACAAGCATCGCCGTTGCGCTCATTGGCCGATACTTGACTCCTCTCATGGCGAGAGGAATCAGCAGCGGAATGATGATGGCGTTGAAAATCAAGGCAGACAAAATCGCACTGTGTGGACTGGTGAGAAACATGATGTTCAGGACGTGCAATTGCGGGACGACCACAGCAAACATCGCCGGGATGATGGCAAAGTATTTGGCCACGTCATTCGCGATCGAGAATGTGGTGATCGCTCCACGGGTGATCAGCAATTGTTTGCCGATGGATACCACCTCGATCAACTTACTGGGATCGGAATCCAAATCCACCATGTTACCCGCCTCTTTGGCAGCGGGTGTGCCCGTATTCATTGCCAGTCCAACGTCCGCCTGTGCCAGCGCAGGCGCATCGTTGGTTCCGTCCCCAGACATGGCGACCAGCTTGCCTTTTGCCTGTTCTTCCTTGATCAAACGCATCTTGTCTTCGGGCTTCGCCTCCGCAATAAAGTCGTCCACCCCTGCTTCTTTGGCGATGGTAGCAGCGGTTAAGGGATTGTCCCCTGTGCACATCACGGTTTTGATACCCATCTTCCGCAGTTCTTCGAAACGCTCACGCATACCGGGCTTAACGATATCCTTCAGGTAAATCAAACCGTAAACTTCAGCGTCTTTGACCACCGCCAAAGGAGTTCCACCTTCTCTGGCGATACGCTCCGTCTTGGCGTCAAGGTCTGCAGGCACAGAGCCGCCTCGTTCATGCACGTATTTCTTGATGGCATCGACGGCGCCTTTGCGGACCTTTGTTCCGTCTGCCAGATTGAGCCCGCTCATCCGCGTATCCGCGCTAAATTCCACGTTCTCTGCATCGGTGTAGGCTTCACGGGGAATGGTAACGCCTTTTTTCTTAGCCAAGTCGATTACAGATCGCCCTTCGGGGGTCTCGTCGAACAGGGACGACAACACGGCGACTTCCATCAACTCTGCTTCACTGTGGGCACCTACTGGTAAAAACTCACTTGCCAAACGGTTTCCGACCGTGATCGTTCCCGTTTTATCTAAGATCAAGGTGTTCACATCACCAGCGGCCTCAACCGCTTTGCCCGATTTTGCGATGACGTTGAATCGAATCACCCGGTCCATTCCAGCGATGCCAATCGCGGACAAGAGCGCTCCGATGGTTGTAGGGATCAGACAAACCAACAAGGCAATCAGTGTCGCGATGTCGATGGATCCCTTGACGTAATGAGCCATGGGCTCCAGCGTGACGACGACAATCAGAAAGATGAGCGTGAGTCCGGCCAGCAGCACGGACAATGCCAATTCGTTTGGTGTCTTCTGCCGGCTCGCCCCTTCGACGAGACGGATCATCTTGTCCAAGAACGACTCCCCGGGATCCGCGGTGACTTTGATGATGAGTTCATCGGACAGCAGCTTTGTACCGCCTGTCACGGAGCTGAAATCTCCTCCAGCGCCCCGAATGACCGGTGCCGATTCACCGGTAATCGCAGACTCGTCCACGCTTCCGATTCCTTCCAAGACCTCGCCGTCCGCGGGAATCATATCACCGGCTTCCACCCGGACAATGTCACCCTTGCGAAGCGCCGTGGCGGGGACTTCTTCAAACGTTCCGTCTGCTTTCTTTCGCTTCGCCATCAGGTCGGTCTTTGTCTTCCGCAGCGACTCCGCCTGAGCCTTACCTCTGCCTTCGGCAATCGCCTCGGCGAAGTTGCCAAACAGCACCGTGATGAAAAGTGTGATGCAAACAACGAGATTAAACACTCTTTGCCCCGGGCCATAATGGCCGCCAAACAGGTTTGGGGCAAATGTCAACAGGAGCGTGATGACAAACCCAATCTCTACGACGAACATGACTGGGTTTTTCACCATGATTCTCGGATCTAGCTTCACGAACGAGTCGATAATCGCCCGGCTCACAATGTCCTTAGACAGGGTTTTCACTGCACTCTTGGCCACTTCATACATCTCCTTTTTCCGTTCTGTCCCTGCACCAGACACCCTATTGGCTGAGCTGTCCAGCCCACATCTGGATGTGTTCACCGATTGGGCCGATGGCGAGCGCCGGGAAGAACGTCAATGCTCCAACAATCATGACCACCGCCACAAAAATCGCACCAAACGAGAACGTATCGGTCTTCAGGGTCCCCGGGCTGTCCGGAATCACTGTCTTGTTGGCCAGAGACCCGGCGATGGCAAACATCGCAATGATGGAAATGTACCGGCCGAGCAACATCACCAATCCAATGGACACGTTATAGAAGGTTGTATTGCCGGTTAATCCAGCGAAAGCCGAACCGTTGTTTGCGGCACCGGATGAGAAGGCATAAAGCACTTCTGAAAACCCGTGCAAGTACGGATTTGCCATCGATGACACACCGGTCTTGGTCGCGACCGCAATGGCAGTCGGGACCAGGATGACAAACGGATGGACCAACATCGCAATGGTGGCAAGCTTGATCTCCCGCGCTTCGATTTTCTTACCGAAGATTTCCGGTGTTCTCCCCACCATCAGTCCCGACAAAAAGACCGTGATGATGAGGAACATGATGATGTTGAGCAATCCAGCGCCATCACCACCGAACACCATGTTGAACATCATAAAGAGCAATGGAACGAAGCCGCCGAGTGGTGTCAAACTATCATGCATCGTGTTCACAGCGCCTGTGGTGCAAGCCGTTGTAACCGCCACGAACAAACTGCTGAGCGGTACCCCAAAGCGCACTTCTTTCCCTTCCATGTTGGGACCCGTAATACCCAGCATGTGTTGAAGAATGGGATTGCCCGCCGCTTCACTTCCGTACACGAGAAAAGCGCCTGCCAGCAACATGCCGGTCAAAAACACGTACAGCACCGCTGCCTGTCTCCGGTTACGGAGAAACTTCCCGAACGTCGCGATCAAGGCTGTCGGGAGAAGTGCCATCAGAAAAATTTCAATGACTGTCGTCAAGGCGGATGGATCTTCGAAGGGATGGGCGGAGTTCGCGTTAAAGAATCCACCGCCATTCGTGCCGAGTTGCTTGATGGCCTCAAGGGATGCGACCGGTCCGCGAGAAATGGTCTGAGCAGCACCTTGCAGGGTATGAACCGTTTGGGCGCCGAGCAGCGTTTCCGGTAACCCGAGTCCAACCAAAACGACGGCAGCGACAAAGGCCATCGGTAAGAGCACACGTGTATGGACTCTACTGAGAAAATGGACAAAAAAGAGAATACTCCCTCTTGTGCAGTTCTCGAATGGTTATTTATGTATATTGATTCAGGAGGCTTCCCCAGTGATGACAACTTGTACGCCCAATTGCTTCAGCCGATGCACGTGGCGTCGAATCAACGTTTCTCGATTCTGCCGATCGTAGTAATCAGGTCCCAGGTCTTGATAGGCAACCTTGTGCTTAAGCAGGTGGTATACGATGACCAGCAGGGTGTGCGCCAGAGCGACCGCTGCACGTTTCGTTCCCCGGCGCGCAGCAATCCGGTGATATCGGGCGGAAAGGCGGGTGTTTTTGCCTCGGGCGGCAGCGCGTGCGCATTCGATCATCGTTTCTCGCAACCATCCGTCACCCTTGCGTGTTTTTCCACTGTATCGTTTTCCCGCACTCTCGTGGTTCCCGGGACACAGTCCTGCCCAGGATGCCAGATGCGCTGCGGTCGGAAACCGACTCATATCCGTCCCGACTTCCGCCACAATCATTTCTGCCGCCTTTCGCCCAACCCCCGGAATCCCCTCGAGACGCGCCAGGTCTTCTTCAAAAGGGCGCATCCGCCGCGCTATCTCGGCGCTCACTTCCTCGATTAACTCGTCTAACTCATCAATGTGT includes the following:
- a CDS encoding helix-turn-helix domain-containing protein, encoding MLEMVDKEYIRKRYYVDGWSIRKISRQCQVSRQTVRKMLADAEIPKYRLTKPRFRPAMERCIPVIESWLREEEKAGAPKNQRYVSSRIYERLQEEYGEEFTAAESTVRYWVSRRKKRRPRGVRPSDLRRW
- the kdpC gene encoding potassium-transporting ATPase subunit KdpC, which translates into the protein MVNLWRSIRFTLVSAILLGLIYPLAVTGVGNVLFPFQAKGSMVQFNGRIVGSELIAQPVTDPGLFWPRPSEVNYAANGSGGSNLGPTNPALVKEVRDNMKSAGMSGTVPAASIPPDMVETSASGLDPDISVEDAMLQIPRISKATGLSESTLKSLVIQHQKGPFLGLWGAPMVNVMDLNLALEKQLGR
- the kdpB gene encoding potassium-transporting ATPase subunit KdpB, encoding MAKSAVKTLSKDIVSRAIIDSFVKLDPRIMVKNPVMFVVEIGFVITLLLTFAPNLFGGHYGPGQRVFNLVVCITLFITVLFGNFAEAIAEGRGKAQAESLRKTKTDLMAKRKKADGTFEEVPATALRKGDIVRVEAGDMIPADGEVLEGIGSVDESAITGESAPVIRGAGGDFSSVTGGTKLLSDELIIKVTADPGESFLDKMIRLVEGASRQKTPNELALSVLLAGLTLIFLIVVVTLEPMAHYVKGSIDIATLIALLVCLIPTTIGALLSAIGIAGMDRVIRFNVIAKSGKAVEAAGDVNTLILDKTGTITVGNRLASEFLPVGAHSEAELMEVAVLSSLFDETPEGRSVIDLAKKKGVTIPREAYTDAENVEFSADTRMSGLNLADGTKVRKGAVDAIKKYVHERGGSVPADLDAKTERIAREGGTPLAVVKDAEVYGLIYLKDIVKPGMRERFEELRKMGIKTVMCTGDNPLTAATIAKEAGVDDFIAEAKPEDKMRLIKEEQAKGKLVAMSGDGTNDAPALAQADVGLAMNTGTPAAKEAGNMVDLDSDPSKLIEVVSIGKQLLITRGAITTFSIANDVAKYFAIIPAMFAVVVPQLHVLNIMFLTSPHSAILSALIFNAIIIPLLIPLAMRGVKYRPMSATAMLVRNILIYGVGGVIAPFIGIKMIDLIITALGLANI
- the kdpA gene encoding potassium-transporting ATPase subunit KdpA — translated: MLFFVHFLSRVHTRVLLPMAFVAAVVLVGLGLPETLLGAQTVHTLQGAAQTISRGPVASLEAIKQLGTNGGGFFNANSAHPFEDPSALTTVIEIFLMALLPTALIATFGKFLRNRRQAAVLYVFLTGMLLAGAFLVYGSEAAGNPILQHMLGITGPNMEGKEVRFGVPLSSLFVAVTTACTTGAVNTMHDSLTPLGGFVPLLFMMFNMVFGGDGAGLLNIIMFLIITVFLSGLMVGRTPEIFGKKIEAREIKLATIAMLVHPFVILVPTAIAVATKTGVSSMANPYLHGFSEVLYAFSSGAANNGSAFAGLTGNTTFYNVSIGLVMLLGRYISIIAMFAIAGSLANKTVIPDSPGTLKTDTFSFGAIFVAVVMIVGALTFFPALAIGPIGEHIQMWAGQLSQ